The proteins below are encoded in one region of Sulfolobus islandicus Y.N.15.51:
- a CDS encoding spermidine synthase yields MFGWHWLLEWQTPYEFHGHLIEKVFAEEKTPYQHVTLVEFTRFGKGLIIDGKVQSTLYDEHIYHELLVHPLLLSLPKPPKNVLILGGGEGATLREVLKYKSVEKAVMVDIDEKVIEFAKKYLYEWHQGAFEDKRTSLIITDGLKFINETKDKYDAIILDLTDPIKDSTSYMLYTKEFYEKLRGILNQGGGIVTQATSPSFSLEVYVTIYNTIKEVFKEASASYTYMASFDGLWGFVYGGVRPDLLSEDEVNSRIRERISGQLRFYDDYSHKISFSLPKNIKSEFKKITKVSTEKDPIYVPA; encoded by the coding sequence ATGTTTGGTTGGCATTGGCTTCTAGAATGGCAAACGCCATACGAGTTTCACGGTCACCTAATAGAAAAAGTATTCGCTGAAGAGAAGACCCCGTACCAACACGTTACATTAGTAGAATTTACCAGGTTTGGAAAAGGACTTATAATAGATGGAAAAGTGCAATCAACTCTTTACGACGAGCACATTTATCATGAATTGTTAGTTCACCCCTTATTGCTATCATTGCCAAAACCTCCTAAGAATGTGCTAATTTTAGGTGGCGGAGAGGGTGCAACTCTTAGGGAGGTTCTTAAGTATAAGTCTGTAGAAAAAGCAGTAATGGTTGATATAGACGAGAAGGTTATAGAATTTGCTAAGAAATATTTATATGAATGGCATCAAGGAGCTTTTGAGGATAAGAGGACTAGCCTAATAATTACTGATGGTCTAAAGTTTATAAATGAAACAAAGGATAAATACGACGCTATAATTCTAGATCTAACAGATCCGATCAAGGATTCCACGTCATACATGCTTTACACTAAGGAGTTCTATGAGAAATTGAGAGGAATATTAAATCAAGGAGGTGGTATAGTAACACAAGCTACATCTCCATCATTTTCTCTAGAAGTATATGTGACGATTTACAATACTATAAAGGAGGTGTTTAAGGAAGCCTCAGCTTCATACACATATATGGCATCCTTTGATGGATTATGGGGATTCGTTTATGGGGGAGTAAGGCCAGACTTACTTTCGGAGGATGAAGTAAATTCCAGAATAAGGGAACGTATTAGTGGACAGCTAAGGTTCTATGATGACTATTCTCATAAGATTTCGTTTAGTTTGCCTAAGAATATAAAAAGTGAATTCAAGAAGATAACCAAAGTATCCACGGAGAAAGATCCGATTTACGTTCCTGCGTAA
- a CDS encoding 50S ribosomal protein L37e: MKGTPSFGKINKSHTHIRCRRCGRNAYNVSKHYCAACGFGKTKKIRRYSWQNKKVNGVRIR, encoded by the coding sequence ATGAAAGGCACACCGTCATTTGGAAAGATTAACAAATCTCATACTCACATAAGGTGTAGGAGATGTGGTAGGAACGCTTATAACGTAAGTAAGCACTACTGTGCAGCTTGTGGATTTGGAAAGACGAAGAAGATAAGGAGATACAGTTGGCAAAATAAAAAGGTTAATGGGGTCAGAATAAGATAA
- a CDS encoding LSM domain-containing protein: MAETAHKVLAESLNNLVLVKLKGNKEVRGTLRSYDQHMNLVLSDSEEIQSDGSGKKLGTIVIRGDNVILISPLQTS, translated from the coding sequence TTGGCAGAAACAGCGCATAAGGTATTGGCAGAGTCATTAAATAATCTAGTATTAGTTAAACTAAAGGGAAATAAGGAAGTAAGAGGCACACTGAGGAGCTATGATCAGCATATGAATTTAGTCCTATCAGACTCAGAAGAGATACAAAGTGATGGTAGTGGTAAAAAGTTAGGAACCATAGTAATAAGAGGAGATAACGTAATTCTAATTTCTCCTCTACAAACTTCTTAG
- a CDS encoding FKBP-type peptidyl-prolyl cis-trans isomerase, giving the protein MFKNNDFIYIEYTARIKDTGEIVDTTNEEEAKKANIYDETRTYGPRLVILGENRLIKGLEEALYNFNLNEEKTIEIPPEKAYGERDNSKIKIVPLGELRRQGITPVPNNVLRLSDGSLAVIRSISGGRVVLDLNHPLAGRTLMYNVKVVKVLDNAKDKVMALIERRFSSKYASGFNVELDDGKKSVRITIPKDLYLVEDLQINVYSLAYEIVSYVLADYTVEILQQYTKSTFSSS; this is encoded by the coding sequence ATGTTTAAGAATAACGACTTTATTTATATCGAATATACTGCAAGAATCAAGGATACTGGAGAAATTGTTGATACAACTAATGAAGAGGAGGCAAAGAAGGCTAATATTTATGATGAGACTAGAACTTATGGTCCTAGACTTGTGATTTTAGGTGAAAATAGGCTAATTAAGGGATTGGAAGAGGCTTTATATAATTTTAATTTGAACGAGGAGAAAACGATAGAAATCCCACCTGAGAAGGCATATGGTGAAAGAGATAATAGTAAAATTAAGATTGTACCTCTAGGAGAATTGAGAAGGCAAGGTATAACGCCAGTTCCAAACAATGTATTGAGATTAAGTGATGGTAGTCTTGCAGTAATAAGGAGTATAAGTGGAGGTAGGGTTGTTTTAGATCTAAATCACCCACTTGCTGGAAGGACTTTGATGTATAATGTTAAGGTCGTCAAGGTTCTCGATAACGCTAAGGATAAGGTTATGGCTTTGATAGAGAGGAGATTTTCCTCAAAGTACGCCAGTGGTTTTAACGTCGAGCTTGATGATGGGAAGAAGAGTGTTAGAATTACTATACCAAAGGATCTTTATCTGGTGGAGGATTTACAAATTAATGTTTACTCTTTAGCTTATGAAATAGTAAGCTATGTTTTGGCAGATTATACTGTGGAGATTTTACAACAATATACTAAAAGTACTTTCTCTTCGTCTTAA
- a CDS encoding NAD(P)-dependent glycerol-1-phosphate dehydrogenase, with product MNVKEHVISLPRRVFVGHDIIYDISIYFSQLGITSPFLIVTGTKYTKKIADRVIENLPKNAKYEVIEIDTATLDDVYKVEEVVKKVNPNILLGIGGGKVIDVTKYAAFRNNLEFVSIPTSPSHDGITSPFASIKGLQKPVSVKAKEPLAIIADIEILSLSPRRLINAGIGDTIGKIIAVRDWRLAAKLRGEYYGDYTASLALMSAKHAFQCTKIINKDIKYGVRMLIEALISSGVAMGMAGSTRPASGSEHLFAHAVELLHPEGVLHGELVGLGTIIMAYLHGINWKIIRDRLKKIGFPVKAKDLGLSDEEVIKALTIAHTIRPERYTILGDRGLTWSSAEKIARVTKIID from the coding sequence GTGAATGTAAAAGAACACGTAATCAGTTTACCTAGAAGGGTTTTCGTAGGACATGACATAATATATGACATTTCTATTTACTTCTCGCAACTAGGCATAACTTCTCCATTTCTAATAGTTACAGGAACAAAATATACTAAGAAAATAGCGGATAGAGTTATAGAAAATCTTCCAAAAAATGCTAAATATGAGGTAATCGAAATAGATACTGCTACTTTAGACGATGTATATAAGGTAGAGGAGGTTGTTAAGAAGGTTAATCCTAATATATTGCTAGGAATAGGTGGAGGGAAAGTTATAGACGTTACGAAATACGCAGCGTTTAGGAATAACCTAGAATTCGTCAGTATACCTACCTCTCCATCACACGATGGAATCACATCGCCATTCGCTTCAATAAAAGGATTACAAAAGCCAGTTTCGGTAAAGGCAAAAGAACCATTAGCAATTATTGCAGACATAGAAATTCTAAGCTTGTCCCCAAGAAGATTAATAAACGCAGGAATAGGGGATACAATAGGGAAAATAATAGCAGTGAGAGATTGGAGGTTAGCGGCTAAGTTAAGAGGAGAATATTATGGCGATTACACGGCATCTTTAGCGTTAATGTCAGCAAAGCATGCATTTCAATGCACTAAGATAATAAATAAGGACATAAAGTACGGTGTAAGAATGCTAATAGAAGCACTAATAAGTAGCGGAGTAGCAATGGGAATGGCTGGAAGCACCAGACCAGCAAGTGGCTCTGAACATCTCTTTGCACATGCGGTTGAGTTATTACACCCAGAGGGGGTATTGCATGGTGAACTTGTTGGTTTAGGAACAATTATTATGGCCTACTTGCATGGCATAAATTGGAAAATAATAAGAGACAGACTTAAAAAAATAGGATTCCCAGTAAAAGCCAAAGACTTAGGTCTTTCTGATGAAGAAGTAATAAAAGCCTTAACCATAGCTCATACTATAAGACCAGAGAGGTACACAATCTTAGGGGATAGGGGTTTAACTTGGAGTTCTGCAGAAAAAATAGCAAGAGTAACAAAAATTATAGATTAA
- a CDS encoding beta-CASP ribonuclease aCPSF1, whose product MNRLASLNRINTISLIYSELKDLGITRIEYEGPTIAVYVKKPTMVTEKGEVIKKIAKDIKKRIIIKADPSVRKDKKEAVEIIKNIVPTEAEIVDIKFDDDLGEVLIKAKKPGLVIGKGGSLQQRIFAETFWKAEIVREPPIRSRTYDSILEHIYNETEYRAKILKVFGERIHRETVFQDKYVRITALGGFLEVGRSAVLVETPESKVLLDVGLNPSANMFGEKLFPRLDIDQLKIEELDAVVITHAHLDHCGMVPFLFKYGYEGPVYTTVPTRDIMALMQLDSLDVVEKEGKPIPYSAKEVRKELLHTITLDYGEVTDIAPDIRLTFYNAGHILGSAMAHLHIGDGKHNIVYTGDFKYAKTKLLDKANTEFPRVDTLIMETTYGAQDQPNREESELELLEIINKTLNRGGKVLIPVLAVGRGQEIMLIINDFMKKKLIPEVPVYVTGLVDEVTAIHNAYPEWLGREVREEILYKDENPFTSEHFKRIEGYKEDIAKGEPSIILATSGMLNGGPAVEFFKTMAPDPKNAIIFVSYQAEGTLGRKVRDGAKEVQILDRDGRVESIQINMEVEAVEGFSGHSDRRQLFNFLRTIEPKPKNIILNHGEASAIKAFANYIRDDRLGYKPFIYTPAILDSLRVA is encoded by the coding sequence GTGAATAGATTGGCATCTCTAAATAGGATTAACACAATATCGTTAATATACTCTGAACTAAAAGATTTGGGAATAACCAGAATTGAATATGAAGGACCTACAATAGCGGTATATGTAAAGAAGCCGACAATGGTAACAGAAAAGGGGGAAGTAATAAAGAAGATTGCCAAGGATATTAAAAAGAGAATAATAATAAAGGCAGATCCTTCAGTAAGGAAGGATAAGAAGGAAGCTGTTGAAATAATAAAGAACATTGTACCTACGGAAGCTGAAATTGTGGATATAAAATTTGACGATGACTTAGGTGAGGTATTAATAAAAGCGAAAAAACCAGGGTTAGTAATAGGAAAAGGTGGCTCATTACAACAAAGGATATTTGCGGAGACATTTTGGAAGGCTGAAATAGTTAGAGAACCGCCAATAAGGTCTAGGACATATGACAGTATTCTAGAGCATATTTACAATGAGACTGAATATAGAGCTAAAATACTAAAGGTTTTTGGAGAAAGGATACATAGGGAGACAGTATTTCAAGATAAGTACGTGAGAATTACGGCATTAGGAGGCTTTCTAGAAGTTGGACGATCTGCAGTATTAGTAGAAACTCCAGAAAGTAAAGTATTGCTAGATGTGGGACTTAACCCTAGCGCGAATATGTTTGGAGAGAAATTGTTTCCTAGGCTTGACATTGACCAATTAAAAATAGAGGAGTTAGATGCTGTAGTTATCACACATGCACATTTAGATCATTGCGGAATGGTGCCATTTCTCTTTAAGTATGGATATGAGGGGCCAGTATACACTACTGTACCAACAAGGGATATAATGGCATTAATGCAATTAGACTCGCTTGACGTTGTAGAGAAGGAAGGCAAACCTATACCTTACTCCGCTAAAGAAGTAAGAAAAGAGCTATTACATACAATAACGTTAGATTATGGAGAGGTTACTGACATTGCCCCAGACATAAGGTTAACATTCTATAATGCTGGTCACATATTAGGATCTGCAATGGCTCATTTGCACATTGGCGATGGAAAACATAACATAGTCTATACTGGCGATTTCAAATACGCGAAAACCAAATTGCTTGATAAGGCAAATACGGAATTCCCGAGGGTTGATACGCTAATCATGGAAACTACCTATGGAGCACAAGATCAGCCAAATAGAGAAGAATCGGAATTAGAGTTGTTAGAGATTATAAATAAAACGCTTAATAGAGGAGGGAAAGTATTAATTCCAGTACTAGCTGTGGGAAGAGGACAAGAAATTATGCTTATAATAAACGATTTCATGAAAAAGAAGCTTATTCCGGAAGTTCCAGTTTATGTAACGGGATTAGTTGATGAAGTTACAGCTATACATAATGCATATCCGGAATGGCTAGGAAGGGAAGTAAGAGAGGAAATTCTATACAAGGATGAAAACCCGTTTACCTCAGAACACTTTAAGAGAATTGAAGGATATAAAGAGGATATAGCAAAAGGTGAACCTTCTATAATTTTAGCAACCTCCGGAATGTTAAACGGAGGCCCAGCTGTGGAGTTCTTCAAGACCATGGCGCCAGATCCTAAAAATGCAATAATATTTGTAAGCTATCAAGCAGAGGGCACATTAGGCAGAAAAGTGAGAGATGGCGCAAAAGAAGTGCAAATTCTAGATAGGGATGGAAGAGTGGAGTCAATACAAATTAATATGGAAGTAGAGGCAGTTGAAGGATTTTCTGGACACTCTGATAGAAGGCAATTGTTTAACTTCCTTAGAACCATTGAACCAAAGCCTAAAAATATAATATTAAATCACGGAGAAGCGTCAGCAATAAAGGCATTCGCGAACTATATAAGAGATGATAGATTGGGATATAAGCCTTTTATATACACCCCAGCAATATTGGATAGCCTAAGAGTAGCCTAA
- a CDS encoding acryloyl-coenzyme A reductase produces the protein MKAVVVQGKQKGYRIEEVPDPIPGKDEVVIRVNRAALCYRDLLQLQGFYPRMKYPVILGHEVVGTIEQVGENVKGFKEGDKVISLLYAPDGTCHYCQMGEEAYCHSRLGYSEELDGFFAEKAKIKVTSLVKVGTNVPDEGAVLVPCVTGMVYRSLRRAKLQKGETVLVTGASGGVGIHAIQIAKALGAKVIGVTTSEEKAAFIRKFADHIIVGSKFSEEAKKIGDVNVVIDTVGTPTIDESLKSLWMGGRLIQIGNVDPTQIYQLRLGYVILKDIEVIGHASATKRDAEETLKLTGEGKINPVVAATVGLDEIDKGYEILKDKHKIGKVLVKP, from the coding sequence ATGAAAGCCGTAGTAGTTCAGGGTAAGCAAAAAGGATATAGGATAGAAGAAGTTCCAGATCCAATCCCAGGAAAAGATGAAGTTGTAATTAGGGTAAATAGAGCAGCATTATGTTATAGAGATCTATTGCAACTGCAAGGTTTTTATCCAAGAATGAAATATCCAGTAATTTTAGGACACGAAGTAGTTGGTACAATAGAACAGGTTGGAGAGAACGTTAAAGGCTTTAAAGAAGGTGATAAGGTAATTTCGCTTCTTTATGCACCTGATGGAACTTGTCATTATTGTCAAATGGGCGAGGAAGCATATTGCCACTCCAGGTTAGGTTATTCAGAGGAATTAGACGGCTTCTTTGCTGAAAAAGCAAAGATAAAAGTTACAAGTCTCGTAAAAGTTGGCACTAACGTCCCAGATGAGGGAGCGGTTTTAGTACCTTGTGTAACTGGAATGGTTTATAGAAGTTTGAGAAGGGCAAAGTTGCAAAAGGGGGAAACAGTTCTAGTTACAGGGGCTAGTGGTGGTGTTGGTATTCATGCCATACAAATTGCTAAAGCACTTGGTGCAAAAGTGATAGGAGTAACTACATCAGAGGAAAAAGCGGCTTTCATAAGGAAATTCGCTGACCATATAATAGTAGGTAGTAAATTCTCAGAAGAAGCAAAGAAGATAGGCGATGTAAATGTAGTTATTGACACAGTAGGTACACCAACAATAGATGAAAGTCTGAAAAGTTTGTGGATGGGGGGTAGGCTGATACAAATAGGTAACGTCGATCCAACTCAGATATATCAATTAAGATTAGGATACGTCATATTGAAAGATATAGAAGTAATAGGTCATGCGTCCGCAACCAAGAGGGATGCAGAAGAAACTCTCAAGTTAACTGGAGAAGGAAAGATAAATCCCGTAGTCGCTGCAACAGTAGGGCTAGATGAGATAGATAAGGGATATGAAATACTAAAGGATAAGCATAAGATTGGGAAGGTACTAGTAAAGCCTTAA
- a CDS encoding amidase: MKLEELNSKYNAFITLHNIEENDKGKLKDVTFGIKDVILTKGIRTTAGSRILENYVPQKNAYVVDAILREGGKIIGKTNTHEFALGATNTSSIGGPARNPVNPERISGGSSGGSAVAVKLDMIDVGIGTDTGGSVRIPSSLCGVIGFKPTTGLIPTDGVIPFSWSLDTVGIIVKDNIGLLRRVFDAILPNEKKKVEIAKLRTRPRLGLFLFDEMEVSRILLKEIYAKLSSYFDIVEVDLPLLRQYGSKTRRTISLAEASSYHKDWITENSNKYFKDTYTLLLDGMKISATDYIDAIRYRRVLIEEYIKVFKNIDFILSPTTKIVAPKISDVLSNPLQFREYLIANTELFNVVGAPSISIPFSTLNELPVGLMISGELYKDGDLLEVTEYILNVVGKH; the protein is encoded by the coding sequence ATGAAATTAGAAGAATTAAATTCAAAATATAACGCATTTATCACTCTCCATAATATCGAAGAAAACGATAAAGGTAAGTTAAAGGATGTTACATTTGGAATAAAGGATGTTATTTTAACTAAAGGCATAAGGACTACTGCTGGTTCGAGAATTTTAGAAAACTATGTTCCACAAAAAAATGCGTACGTTGTTGATGCAATACTTAGAGAAGGAGGAAAGATAATAGGAAAAACCAATACCCATGAATTTGCGTTAGGTGCAACTAATACATCAAGTATAGGAGGACCTGCAAGAAATCCAGTTAATCCAGAAAGAATAAGTGGTGGTTCTAGTGGTGGCTCTGCTGTTGCAGTGAAATTAGACATGATAGATGTGGGAATTGGTACTGACACTGGAGGATCTGTAAGGATTCCTTCGTCTTTATGTGGAGTAATAGGATTTAAACCAACTACTGGGTTGATACCTACTGATGGTGTAATACCCTTTAGCTGGTCATTGGATACTGTGGGGATAATTGTGAAAGATAACATTGGACTGTTACGAAGAGTTTTTGATGCTATTTTACCAAATGAAAAAAAGAAGGTTGAAATAGCTAAACTAAGAACAAGACCGCGTCTAGGTTTATTTTTATTTGATGAAATGGAAGTTTCAAGAATATTGTTGAAAGAAATATATGCAAAATTATCTTCATATTTTGATATAGTCGAGGTCGATCTTCCTTTACTAAGGCAATATGGGTCTAAAACTAGAAGAACTATATCATTGGCTGAAGCTTCTTCCTATCATAAAGATTGGATAACTGAAAATAGTAATAAATACTTTAAAGATACTTATACGTTACTCCTTGATGGTATGAAGATCTCTGCTACAGACTATATAGATGCAATTAGATATAGAAGGGTATTAATAGAAGAGTATATAAAAGTATTTAAAAATATTGATTTTATTTTGTCTCCAACAACAAAAATTGTTGCACCTAAAATTTCTGACGTACTCTCTAATCCTCTTCAATTTAGAGAATATCTAATAGCTAATACTGAACTGTTTAATGTAGTTGGGGCACCATCAATAAGCATACCATTTTCTACCCTTAATGAGTTGCCAGTTGGTTTAATGATAAGCGGAGAGTTGTATAAAGATGGGGATTTACTTGAGGTAACTGAATATATTTTAAACGTTGTAGGAAAACATTAA
- the psmB gene encoding archaeal proteasome endopeptidase complex subunit beta, whose product MVIMGNKLQLENKILKGTTTVGIKVNDGVVLAADRRASAGFFVANKMVRKVLYITDKIGITTAGSVADLQFIYDVLKNIYHYNNITKYGPISIKGIATRLANVLSATKYFPYIVQILIGGYDDQPRLFNLDYLGDITEENYVATGSGSPVAMGVLEDEYNPKMTLDEAADLAKRAVFSAIKRDSFTGTGVIVAKIHSKGHEELEFYLNKKV is encoded by the coding sequence ATGGTAATTATGGGGAATAAGTTGCAATTAGAAAATAAGATACTTAAGGGAACCACAACTGTAGGAATTAAGGTAAATGATGGAGTAGTTCTTGCAGCAGATAGGAGAGCTAGTGCAGGATTTTTTGTAGCGAATAAAATGGTTAGAAAAGTACTATATATTACAGATAAAATAGGAATAACTACCGCAGGTAGTGTAGCCGATTTACAGTTTATATATGATGTACTGAAAAATATATATCATTATAATAATATTACTAAATATGGACCAATTTCCATAAAGGGAATTGCAACTAGATTAGCGAACGTATTATCTGCAACAAAGTATTTTCCTTATATCGTTCAAATCCTAATAGGTGGTTACGATGACCAGCCAAGATTGTTCAATTTAGATTATTTGGGCGACATAACTGAAGAAAATTATGTTGCAACTGGTTCTGGTTCACCAGTAGCTATGGGAGTGCTAGAAGATGAGTATAATCCCAAAATGACTTTAGATGAGGCAGCTGACCTAGCTAAGAGGGCTGTGTTCTCAGCAATAAAGCGAGATTCCTTTACAGGTACTGGCGTTATAGTAGCAAAAATTCACAGTAAAGGGCATGAGGAATTAGAGTTCTACTTAAATAAGAAGGTCTGA
- a CDS encoding YbhB/YbcL family Raf kinase inhibitor-like protein has protein sequence MRVVSSAFKNEDFIPIKYTCNGQDLSPELEWDLVINAKSYAVIVEDPDAPGGTFIHWVIYNITTNRLPEGVPKVYKSQYGIQGVNDFGNVGYNGPCPPKTHPPHRYYFYVYAVDTLLNEIKNVDADKLKLLIKGHELDKGFVMGKYKRK, from the coding sequence ATGAGGGTAGTATCTTCAGCCTTTAAGAACGAGGATTTTATACCCATTAAATATACTTGTAATGGACAAGATCTGTCTCCAGAGTTAGAGTGGGATCTTGTTATTAATGCTAAAAGTTATGCAGTTATTGTAGAAGATCCAGATGCGCCTGGAGGAACTTTTATACACTGGGTAATATATAACATAACTACCAATAGATTACCGGAAGGAGTGCCAAAAGTGTATAAATCACAATATGGCATACAAGGTGTAAACGATTTTGGGAATGTTGGCTACAACGGCCCATGTCCCCCTAAAACACACCCACCTCATAGATACTATTTTTATGTTTATGCAGTAGATACATTACTAAACGAAATTAAGAACGTTGATGCTGACAAATTGAAATTGTTAATAAAGGGACATGAGTTAGATAAAGGATTCGTAATGGGTAAATATAAGAGAAAGTAA
- a CDS encoding replication factor C small subunit, producing MSAKVEEILWAEKYRPRTLDDIVNQREIIDRLKKFVKEKNMPHLLFAGPSGTGKTTAALALVHDLYGDNYVEYFLELNASDERGIDVIRNKVKEFARTVIPSNVPFKVVLLDEADNMTADAQQALRRTMELYTENTRFILACNYLSKIIEPIQSRTALFRFYPLKKEDVVNRLVYIAKNEKAEYDQKALETIYDITMGDMRKSINILQAASAYGKISVEAVFKVLGLAQPKEVREMISLALQGKFTQAREKLRTLLVTYGLSGEDIIKQIHREITSSELQISEELRVLLLDYIGETEFRIIEGADDEIQLSALLAKMAIYGNKYIGSENK from the coding sequence ATGAGCGCGAAGGTAGAAGAAATACTTTGGGCCGAAAAGTATAGACCTAGAACTTTGGATGATATAGTAAATCAAAGAGAGATCATAGATAGGTTAAAAAAGTTCGTCAAGGAAAAGAATATGCCTCATTTACTTTTTGCAGGGCCATCAGGTACCGGGAAGACTACCGCTGCTTTAGCTCTTGTCCATGATCTATATGGAGACAATTATGTAGAATACTTCCTTGAACTAAACGCTAGCGATGAAAGGGGAATAGATGTAATTAGAAATAAGGTAAAGGAGTTTGCACGTACAGTAATTCCAAGTAATGTTCCTTTTAAGGTAGTTCTTCTAGATGAGGCAGATAACATGACTGCTGATGCCCAACAAGCTTTAAGGAGAACTATGGAACTATATACAGAAAACACGAGATTTATACTAGCTTGTAACTACTTAAGCAAAATCATTGAGCCAATACAATCTAGAACCGCATTATTTAGATTTTACCCGCTAAAAAAGGAAGATGTTGTTAATAGATTGGTATATATAGCTAAAAATGAAAAAGCTGAGTACGATCAGAAAGCTTTGGAAACTATCTACGATATAACCATGGGAGATATGAGAAAGAGTATAAATATTTTACAAGCTGCCTCAGCTTATGGCAAGATTAGTGTAGAGGCTGTATTTAAGGTTTTAGGGTTGGCACAACCTAAGGAAGTTAGAGAGATGATCAGCCTAGCGTTGCAAGGAAAATTCACACAAGCAAGGGAGAAGCTAAGAACTCTGCTTGTTACATATGGATTATCTGGAGAGGATATAATAAAGCAAATACATAGAGAGATAACTTCCTCAGAGCTTCAAATAAGTGAGGAATTAAGAGTTCTATTACTAGATTATATAGGAGAGACGGAGTTTAGAATAATAGAGGGTGCTGATGATGAAATACAGTTATCTGCATTATTAGCTAAAATGGCCATTTATGGGAATAAATATATAGGCAGTGAGAATAAATGA
- a CDS encoding replication factor C large subunit has translation MIQWFLKYRPRSLKDVENQDGAKKELQEWIESWLNGKPNAKAVLLHGPPGVGKTTLAEAVAHDYNLELLEMNASDSRKLQDIKGVAEKASVYGSIFGTRGKLILLDEVDGINVREDTGAIQGILELIEKTKYPIIMTANDPWNPALRELRNKTKMVGLNKLGKYPLRRLLKKICQAEKIICDDEALNYIIDTSEGDTRYAINMLQGIGEGYGKVTLDLVEAMARRKERELDPFETLRDIFWARYAWQAKNAATSAQIDYDMLIRWISENIPIQYDNIEDVWRAFDALSRASIFLKRAKGGDWDLLSYAYDLMSSGVAAAEIEKKKPNWKPKWKKYQFPSYIQLLSKSKDIRDTRDEIIKKLAIHSSFNKTLNDTYPFFLIFYKKYDKRLSLNTKEKEYLNSASKS, from the coding sequence ATGATACAATGGTTTTTAAAATACAGACCACGTTCTCTAAAAGATGTGGAAAATCAAGATGGTGCTAAAAAGGAACTACAAGAGTGGATAGAGTCGTGGCTTAATGGAAAACCAAACGCTAAGGCAGTATTATTACACGGCCCTCCAGGTGTTGGAAAAACTACCTTAGCTGAGGCAGTAGCTCACGATTATAATCTCGAACTCTTAGAAATGAATGCTAGTGATTCGAGAAAATTGCAAGATATAAAGGGTGTAGCGGAAAAGGCGTCTGTTTATGGCAGTATATTCGGAACGAGGGGAAAATTAATACTCCTAGATGAAGTTGATGGGATAAATGTCCGTGAAGATACTGGAGCTATTCAAGGTATTTTAGAACTTATTGAAAAAACAAAATACCCTATAATAATGACCGCTAATGATCCTTGGAATCCAGCATTAAGAGAGTTAAGAAACAAAACAAAAATGGTCGGATTAAATAAGTTAGGAAAGTATCCTTTAAGAAGGCTTTTAAAAAAGATTTGCCAAGCAGAAAAGATTATTTGTGACGATGAGGCCTTAAACTATATAATTGATACTAGTGAAGGAGATACTAGATATGCAATTAATATGTTACAAGGAATTGGAGAAGGTTATGGTAAGGTTACTCTTGATTTAGTCGAAGCTATGGCTAGAAGAAAAGAACGTGAATTAGATCCGTTTGAAACACTAAGAGATATCTTCTGGGCAAGATATGCATGGCAAGCTAAAAATGCCGCTACAAGTGCTCAAATAGATTATGATATGCTAATCAGATGGATATCAGAAAATATACCTATACAATACGATAATATTGAAGATGTTTGGAGAGCTTTTGACGCTCTCTCTAGAGCTTCAATATTTTTAAAGAGAGCAAAAGGTGGTGATTGGGACCTATTATCTTACGCGTATGATCTAATGAGCTCTGGAGTAGCCGCTGCAGAAATTGAAAAGAAAAAACCTAATTGGAAACCAAAATGGAAAAAGTACCAGTTTCCGTCATATATACAACTACTATCTAAGAGTAAAGATATAAGAGACACGAGGGACGAGATCATTAAGAAACTCGCAATACATTCATCTTTTAACAAGACATTAAATGATACTTATCCATTCTTCCTAATATTCTATAAGAAATATGATAAACGGTTAAGTTTAAATACTAAAGAAAAAGAGTATCTTAATTCTGCGTCTAAATCTTAG